In Ctenopharyngodon idella isolate HZGC_01 chromosome 2, HZGC01, whole genome shotgun sequence, the following are encoded in one genomic region:
- the si:dkey-181m9.8 gene encoding uncharacterized protein si:dkey-181m9.8 — MSRVTADLNFQTLLECNYCYPEDVLDDVKDVSADFPNLQLYVDYYLYPNNDKKKLVYLGGTVPVTYEGSKYNIPVCIWIHETHPKNPPRCYVCPSPSMVINAKSSNVDAHGRILLHCLNNWKIGWSNLSIVLEEMIAAFQRETPLFATYPVQNPSPHSQAKHLPAELVVQPNSVSSYNSWPHTGSSSVQKTSTAQHGASSSSVPQHASNILPKGTKSQMNLNQASETEMSGVRRSYTQELLDFGITFGAQALETNHQTNPFISPASAPTNNTSNLDDIDDMFKSLQLQRVVNMYQFSNREKDVLHAGGAWQDWGGSPRVHPGLVDNHHKVVVSRLPVGISPTKMKNKLTIYFQRKQNAGGEVLDVKYPAAQPDQAWVLFRNQRDAEHVLRQPDRVITINEQRFLIQLKKFEDMEIPGGVQGEKAEMFKSILSLEGCSFSSTDVLEAVQSCRDLTSALKYLCHDCPICQEQVSFNRMVTMTHCSCTFCESCFKKYFSSVIKEKNIVHAVCPLCNLPDVRGGRREDSMEYFSLLDTQIRYYLDPQIHELFQRKLRDQALQEMPNFRWCAHCCFGLLHEADRLRMDCPSCGKSTCFKCKRPWAPQHEGISCEKFKEWEQLNSPEYQNSRLEQLLSRNKIDCPKCKFRFFLARGGCLHFRCTQCQHEFCGGCSQPFKQGSACNFSIECTAKGLHAHHPRNCLYHLRDWSVPRLRTLLQHYGISHPLMFSPKDSVRRQSKGICGVMEFQETGAVKEEPCGRQAFPEYNGYCTLHYKECLVELINNNALDPVVLLDGTELRAEMNRWKVPVPDKQPLEPDQRYEDRLRQILKEKVGLTNGTVLGLKTAAPPTPSPSSPPVAGAPWYSILNRAVPEDSQQLLLLTD, encoded by the exons TCTATCCCAACAATGATAAAAAGAAGTTGGTTTATTTGGGTGGTACCGTTCCTGTAACATACGAAG GCTCCAAGTACAATATTCCAGTTTGCATCTGGATCCACGAGACCCATCCCAAAAATCCACCCAGGTGTTACGTCTGCCCTTCACCGTCCATGGTTATCAATGCTAAAAGCAGCAATGTCGATGCCCATGGTCGCATTCTTCTTCACTGTCTCAACAACTGGAAGATT GGATGGTCAAACTTATCCATAGTTCTGGAGGAGATGATTGCTGCCTTTCAGCGTGAAACTCCTCTATTTGCCACCTATCCTGTCCAAAACCCTTCACCACATTCTCAAGCAAAACATCTGCCGGCTGAACTGGTAGTTCAACCGAATTCTGTTTCATCCTATAACAG CTGGCCACATACAGGCAGCAGTTCAGTGCAGAAGACATCAACAGCTCAACACGGAGCATCCAGTTCATCTGTGCCTCAGCATGCCAGCAACA TCCTACCCAAGGGTACAAAGTCCCAGATGAACCTGAATCAAGCCAGTGAAACAGAGATGAGTGGGGTAAGGAGATCATACACGCAAGAGTTGCTGGATTTTGGGATCACATTTGGTGCACAAGCTTTGGAGACCAACCACCAAACAAACCCATTCATTTCTCCTGCTTCAG CTCCCACCAACAATACTTCTAATTTAGATGACATAGACGACATGTTCAAAAGCCTTCAATTACAAAGAGTTGTCAACATGTACCAGTTCAGCAACAGGGAGAAAG ATGTTCTTCATGCTGGAGGAGCGTGGCAGGATTGGGGTGGTAGTCCCAGGGTTCACCCAGGATTAGTGGACAACCATCACAAGGTGGTGGTGAGCAGGCTTCCTGTGGGCATCTCTCCCACCAAAATGAAGAACAAGCTCACCATCTACTTCCAGAGGAAGCAGAATGCAGGAGGAGAAGTTCTGGATGTCAAATACCCTGCAGCACAGCCAGACCAGGCCTGGGTGCTCTTTAGAAATCAGAGAG ATGCAGAGCATGTTCTGAGGCAGCCTGACAGGGTGATTACCATTAACGAGCAGCGATTTCTTATTCAGCTGAAGAAGTTTGAGGACATGGAG ATCCCAGGTGGTGTCCAAGGTGAGAAAGCTGAAATGTTTAAGAGCATCTTGAGTCTGGAGGGGTGCAGTTTCAGCTCCACAGATGTACTGGAAGCAGTGCAGTCATGCCGAGACCTCACTTCTGCTCTGAAATATCTCTGCCATGATTGCCCTATATGCCAGGAGCAAGTTTCCTTCAACAGG ATGGTCACCATGACACACTGCTCTTGCACATTCTGTGAGAGCTGTTTTAAGAAGTACTTCTCCTCTGTCATTAAGGAGAAGAATATAGTACATGCTGTGTGTCCCCTCTGTAATCTTCCCGATGTACGAGGAGGCCGCAGGGAGGACTCTATGGAGTACTTCAGTCTACTCGACACACAG ATCAGGTATTATTTAGACCCCCAGATCCACGAGCTCTTCCAGAGGAAGCTCAGAGATCAGGCACTGCAGGAAATGCCCAACTTCCGCTGGTGTGCACAT TGTTGCTTTGGGCTCCTTCATGAAGCAGACAGGCTGAGGATGGACTGCCCCAGCTGTGGGAAAAGCACATGCTTTAAATGTAAAAGGCCG TGGGCTCCACAGCATGAAGGAATCTCGTGTGAGAAGTTCAAAGAGTGGGAGCAGCTCAATAGCCCCGAGTACCAAAACTCAAGGCTGGAGCAGCTCCTCAGCAGGAACAAAATAG ACTGTCCAAAATGCAAATTTCGCTTCTTCCTGGCTAGAGGAGGCTGTCTGCATTTCAGATGCACTCAGTGCCAGCATGAATTCTGTGGAGGCTGCAGTCAGCCATTTAAACAAGGCTCT GCCTGTAATTTTTCTATCGAGTGCACAGCTAAAGGTTTACATGCTCACCATCCTCGAAACTGCCTATATCATCTGAGAGACTGGAGTGTCCCGAGACTACGGACCCTGCTGCAG caCTATGGGATATCGCATCCCCTCATGTTCAGCCCCAAAGATTCAGTGAGGAGACAGTCTAAAG GCATTTGCGGTGTAATGGAGTTCCAAGAAACAGGAGCTGTGAAAGAGGAGCCATGTGGACGACAAGCTTTCCCAGAGTACAATGGTTACTGCAC GTTACATTATAAAGAGTGTCTGGTGGAGCTAATAAACAACAATGCACTGGATCCTGTGGTACTGCTAGATGGTACAGAGTTGAGGGCAGAAATGAACCGCTGGAAAGTGCCAGTCCCAGACAAACAACCTTTAGAGCCGGATCAGCGGTACGAGGACAGACTTCGGCAG ATCTTAAAAGAGAAGGTGGGTCTGACCAACGGTACAGTTCTTGGATTGAAGACAGCTGCTCCTCCCACACCATCGCCCTCTTCTCCTCCCGTGGCTGGAGCTCCATGGTACTCTATCTTAAACCGGGCCGTGCCTGAGGACTCCCAGCAACTACTGCTGCTGACTGATTAA
- the impa1 gene encoding inositol monophosphatase 1, producing the protein MPDLWQDAMDHAVTLARKAGEIVRDALQNDLKIMCKSSSVDLVTKTDQNVEQLIITSVKEKFPEHSFIGEESVAAGEPSLLTEKPTWIVDPVDGTTNFVHGYPFVAVSIGFAVNKTLEFGVVYSCIEDKMYTARKGKGAFCNGQPLQVSDQKEINQSIIATEFGSNRDPDSIDKIFSSMRKILCLPVHGIRGVGSAAINMCLVASGCVEAYYEIGIHCWDVAAAAVIVSEAGGVLLDVKGGPMDLMSRRVVAANNNIIGERIIKEIEAFSPVRDDAPVDPSIK; encoded by the exons ATGCCTGACCTTTGGCAGGATGCTATGGACCATGCTGTGACTTTGGCCAGGAAAGCAGGAGAG ATTGTGAGGGATGCTTTGCAGAATGACCTAAAGATCATGTGTAAAAGCTCTTCTGTTGACCTGGTCACTAAAACAGACCAGAATGTGGAGCAGCTTATTATTACGTCAGTGAAGGAGAAGTTTCCTGAGCACAG tttcattggtGAAGAGTCCGTGGCTGCAGGAGAACCTTCTCTTTTGACTGAAAAACCAACATGGATTGTTGACCCTGTGGATGGGACCACTAACTTTGTGCATGG ATATCCATTTGTTGCTGTATCAATCGGCTTTGCTGTCAACAAAACG TTAGAGTTTGGTGTGGTATATAGCTGCATAGAAGACAAGATGTACACCGCTCGAAAAGGGAAGGGTGCATTTTGCAATGGACAGCCGCTGCAAGTGTCAGACCAAAAAG AGATTAACCAGTCAATCATTGCTACAGAGTTTGGCTCTAATAGAGATCCTGATAGCATTGATAAGATTTTCTCTAGTATGAGGAAGATCTTGTGTCTGCCAGTTCATGG GATACGTGGTGTTGGATCTGCTGCCATCAACATGTGCTTGGTTGCATCTGGTTGTGTAGAGGCCTATTATGAGATTGGGATCCACTGTTGGGATGTAGCCGCTGCGGCAGTCATAGTCTCAGAGGCAGGAGGAGTTCTCTTGGATGTTAAAG GTGGACCAATGGACCTGATGTCTAGAAGAGTTGTTGCAGCCAATAACAACATAATTGGAGAAAGAATCATTAAAGAGATTGAAGCATTTTCACCTGTTAGAGATGACGCGCCTGTAGACCCTAGTAtcaaataa
- the asph gene encoding aspartyl/asparaginyl beta-hydroxylase isoform X4 — protein sequence MAKKNAKGPVKKEAKPQLAHKNGKKAEVGGGTSFFTWFMVLALLGVWTSVAVVYFDLVDYQGVIGKLVSYDADGDGDFDVEDAKVLLGLKDKPTIENSESVKAASAEPVEEAPEPIVEEEIQAIKVEEAARPPPEPETVEEEPAAEEEPLAVDEEPIAADEEVAEEEPEIEDEQEVPEQEVPEEEPEVVEEEPEVTETVPVEEEAFEEVVEELATEEEVIPVEEPVEQAPVEEAVEEEAAPVEKDSPVEETIEVEEDAPEEEAVEQVVEEVAPVEEAIEEVLEEGGAPVEEAIEVVEENAPVGETVEEAAPVEEAVEELVPVEEAAEELEPVEEAVEELQPVEEAVEEPEPVEEAVEELEPVEEAVEEPEPVEEAVEEPEQVEEAVEELVPVEEAVEEPEEVEEPEIAEQVEEVETSEETVPVEETVTEEETDEPVQEDEEVQDSTVEETELEEENMEEEEDEAAEEEQTEEEEINHTAEQFEEEPTET from the exons ATGGCTAAGAAAAATGCAAAAGGACCAGTTAAAAAAG AGGCCAAGCCACAGCTGGCGCATAAGAATGGGAAGAAGGCAGAGGTTGGAGGAGGAACCTCGTTCTTCACCTGGTTCATGGTTTTGGCTCTCCTGGGTGTCTGGACCTCTGTAGCTGTGGTGTATTTTGACCTTGTTGACTATCAAGGTGTAATTG GTAAACTTGTGTCCTATGATGCCGATGGTGATGGTGACTTTGATGTGGAAGACGCTAAAGTACTACTAG GACTGAAAGATAAGCCCACCATTGAGAACAGTGAATCGGTTAAGGCAGCCTCCGCTGAACCTGTGGAAGAAG CTCCAGAACCTATTGTGGAGGAAGAGATCCAAGCCATTAAAGTTGAGGAAGCGGCTCGGCCACCACCAG AACCAGAGACTGTGGAGGAGGAGCCAGCTGCTGAGGAAGAACCTCTGGCAGTAGACGAAGAGCCCATTGCTGCAGACGAGGAAGTAGCAGAGGAGGAACCAGAGATTGAAGACGAGCAAGAAGTTCCTGAGCAAGAAGTTCCTGAGGAAGAACCTGAGGTTGTGGAAGAAGAGCCAGAGGTTACAGAGACTGTTCCAGTTGAGGAAGAGGCTTTTGAGGAGGTAGTGGAAGAGCTTGCAACAGAGGAAGAGGTCATACCAGTTGAAGAACCGGTTGAGCAAGCTCCAGTGGAAGAAGCAGTTGAGGAAGAGGCTGCACCGGTGGAAAAAGATTCACCAGTTGAAGAGACAATAGAAGTAGAAGAAGATGCACCAGAGGAGGAGGCAGTAGAACAAGTAGTTGAAGAGGTTGCACCGGTGGAAGAAGCAATTGAGGAAGTATTGGAGGAAGGGGGTGCACCAGTGGAGGAGGCAATAGAAGTAGTAGAAGAGAATGCACCAGTGGGAGAAACGGTAGAGGAAGCTGCACCAGTAGAAGAAGCTGTTGAGGAGCTTGTACCGGTAGAAGAAGCTGCAGAAGAGCTTGAGCCAGTAGAAGAAGCTGTGGAGGAGCTTCAACCAGTAGAAGAAGCTGTGGAGGAGCCTGAACCAGTAGAAGAAGCTGTGGAGGAGCTTGAACCAGTAGAAGAAGCTGTGGAGGAGCCTGAACCAGTAGAAGAAGCTGTGGAGGAGCCTGAACAAGTAGAAGAAGCTGTGGAGGAGCTTGTACCAGTAGAAGAAGCAGTGGAAGAACCTGAAGAAGTAGAGGAACCTGAAATAGCAGAACAAGTGGAAGAAGTAGAAACATCTGAAGAGACAGTCCCTGTAGAAGAAACTGTAACAGAAGAGGAAACAGATGAGCCAGTTCAGGAAGATGAGGAAGTACAAGACTCCACAGTGGAGGAAACAGAGCTGGAGGAAGAGAATATGGAAGAAGAGG AGGATGAAGCTGCTGAAGAAGAGCAGACTGAGGAAG AGGAAATTAACCACACAGCAGAACAATTTGAAGAAGAGCCCACAG aaacataa
- the asph gene encoding aspartyl/asparaginyl beta-hydroxylase isoform X2: MAKKNAKGPVKKEAKPQLAHKNGKKAEVGGGTSFFTWFMVLALLGVWTSVAVVYFDLVDYQGVIAKAKDFRYNLSEVLQGKLVSYDADGDGDFDVEDAKVLLGLKDKPTIENSESVKAASAEPVEEAPEPIVEEEIQAIKVEEAARPPPEPETVEEEPAAEEEPLAVDEEPIAADEEVAEEEPEIEDEQEVPEQEVPEEEPEVVEEEPEVTETVPVEEEAFEEVVEELATEEEVIPVEEPVEQAPVEEAVEEEAAPVEKDSPVEETIEVEEDAPEEEAVEQVVEEVAPVEEAIEEVLEEGGAPVEEAIEVVEENAPVGETVEEAAPVEEAVEELVPVEEAAEELEPVEEAVEELQPVEEAVEEPEPVEEAVEELEPVEEAVEEPEPVEEAVEEPEQVEEAVEELVPVEEAVEEPEEVEEPEIAEQVEEVETSEETVPVEETVTEEETDEPVQEDEEVQDSTVEETELEEENMEEEEDEAAEEEQTEEEEINHTAEQFEEEPTET; this comes from the exons ATGGCTAAGAAAAATGCAAAAGGACCAGTTAAAAAAG AGGCCAAGCCACAGCTGGCGCATAAGAATGGGAAGAAGGCAGAGGTTGGAGGAGGAACCTCGTTCTTCACCTGGTTCATGGTTTTGGCTCTCCTGGGTGTCTGGACCTCTGTAGCTGTGGTGTATTTTGACCTTGTTGACTATCAAGGTGTAATTG CCAAAGCAAAGGACTTTCGCTATAATCTTTCAGAGGTATTACAAG GTAAACTTGTGTCCTATGATGCCGATGGTGATGGTGACTTTGATGTGGAAGACGCTAAAGTACTACTAG GACTGAAAGATAAGCCCACCATTGAGAACAGTGAATCGGTTAAGGCAGCCTCCGCTGAACCTGTGGAAGAAG CTCCAGAACCTATTGTGGAGGAAGAGATCCAAGCCATTAAAGTTGAGGAAGCGGCTCGGCCACCACCAG AACCAGAGACTGTGGAGGAGGAGCCAGCTGCTGAGGAAGAACCTCTGGCAGTAGACGAAGAGCCCATTGCTGCAGACGAGGAAGTAGCAGAGGAGGAACCAGAGATTGAAGACGAGCAAGAAGTTCCTGAGCAAGAAGTTCCTGAGGAAGAACCTGAGGTTGTGGAAGAAGAGCCAGAGGTTACAGAGACTGTTCCAGTTGAGGAAGAGGCTTTTGAGGAGGTAGTGGAAGAGCTTGCAACAGAGGAAGAGGTCATACCAGTTGAAGAACCGGTTGAGCAAGCTCCAGTGGAAGAAGCAGTTGAGGAAGAGGCTGCACCGGTGGAAAAAGATTCACCAGTTGAAGAGACAATAGAAGTAGAAGAAGATGCACCAGAGGAGGAGGCAGTAGAACAAGTAGTTGAAGAGGTTGCACCGGTGGAAGAAGCAATTGAGGAAGTATTGGAGGAAGGGGGTGCACCAGTGGAGGAGGCAATAGAAGTAGTAGAAGAGAATGCACCAGTGGGAGAAACGGTAGAGGAAGCTGCACCAGTAGAAGAAGCTGTTGAGGAGCTTGTACCGGTAGAAGAAGCTGCAGAAGAGCTTGAGCCAGTAGAAGAAGCTGTGGAGGAGCTTCAACCAGTAGAAGAAGCTGTGGAGGAGCCTGAACCAGTAGAAGAAGCTGTGGAGGAGCTTGAACCAGTAGAAGAAGCTGTGGAGGAGCCTGAACCAGTAGAAGAAGCTGTGGAGGAGCCTGAACAAGTAGAAGAAGCTGTGGAGGAGCTTGTACCAGTAGAAGAAGCAGTGGAAGAACCTGAAGAAGTAGAGGAACCTGAAATAGCAGAACAAGTGGAAGAAGTAGAAACATCTGAAGAGACAGTCCCTGTAGAAGAAACTGTAACAGAAGAGGAAACAGATGAGCCAGTTCAGGAAGATGAGGAAGTACAAGACTCCACAGTGGAGGAAACAGAGCTGGAGGAAGAGAATATGGAAGAAGAGG AGGATGAAGCTGCTGAAGAAGAGCAGACTGAGGAAG AGGAAATTAACCACACAGCAGAACAATTTGAAGAAGAGCCCACAG aaacataa
- the asph gene encoding aspartyl/asparaginyl beta-hydroxylase isoform X3 produces MGEPNAEVKVVNEETEAKPQLAHKNGKKAEVGGGTSFFTWFMVLALLGVWTSVAVVYFDLVDYQGVIGKLVSYDADGDGDFDVEDAKVLLGLKDKPTIENSESVKAASAEPVEEAPEPIVEEEIQAIKVEEAARPPPEPETVEEEPAAEEEPLAVDEEPIAADEEVAEEEPEIEDEQEVPEQEVPEEEPEVVEEEPEVTETVPVEEEAFEEVVEELATEEEVIPVEEPVEQAPVEEAVEEEAAPVEKDSPVEETIEVEEDAPEEEAVEQVVEEVAPVEEAIEEVLEEGGAPVEEAIEVVEENAPVGETVEEAAPVEEAVEELVPVEEAAEELEPVEEAVEELQPVEEAVEEPEPVEEAVEELEPVEEAVEEPEPVEEAVEEPEQVEEAVEELVPVEEAVEEPEEVEEPEIAEQVEEVETSEETVPVEETVTEEETDEPVQEDEEVQDSTVEETELEEENMEEEEDEAAEEEQTEEEEINHTAEQFEEEPTET; encoded by the exons ATGGGGGAGCCGAATGCAGAGGTCAAGGTGGTGAACGAAGAAACCG AGGCCAAGCCACAGCTGGCGCATAAGAATGGGAAGAAGGCAGAGGTTGGAGGAGGAACCTCGTTCTTCACCTGGTTCATGGTTTTGGCTCTCCTGGGTGTCTGGACCTCTGTAGCTGTGGTGTATTTTGACCTTGTTGACTATCAAGGTGTAATTG GTAAACTTGTGTCCTATGATGCCGATGGTGATGGTGACTTTGATGTGGAAGACGCTAAAGTACTACTAG GACTGAAAGATAAGCCCACCATTGAGAACAGTGAATCGGTTAAGGCAGCCTCCGCTGAACCTGTGGAAGAAG CTCCAGAACCTATTGTGGAGGAAGAGATCCAAGCCATTAAAGTTGAGGAAGCGGCTCGGCCACCACCAG AACCAGAGACTGTGGAGGAGGAGCCAGCTGCTGAGGAAGAACCTCTGGCAGTAGACGAAGAGCCCATTGCTGCAGACGAGGAAGTAGCAGAGGAGGAACCAGAGATTGAAGACGAGCAAGAAGTTCCTGAGCAAGAAGTTCCTGAGGAAGAACCTGAGGTTGTGGAAGAAGAGCCAGAGGTTACAGAGACTGTTCCAGTTGAGGAAGAGGCTTTTGAGGAGGTAGTGGAAGAGCTTGCAACAGAGGAAGAGGTCATACCAGTTGAAGAACCGGTTGAGCAAGCTCCAGTGGAAGAAGCAGTTGAGGAAGAGGCTGCACCGGTGGAAAAAGATTCACCAGTTGAAGAGACAATAGAAGTAGAAGAAGATGCACCAGAGGAGGAGGCAGTAGAACAAGTAGTTGAAGAGGTTGCACCGGTGGAAGAAGCAATTGAGGAAGTATTGGAGGAAGGGGGTGCACCAGTGGAGGAGGCAATAGAAGTAGTAGAAGAGAATGCACCAGTGGGAGAAACGGTAGAGGAAGCTGCACCAGTAGAAGAAGCTGTTGAGGAGCTTGTACCGGTAGAAGAAGCTGCAGAAGAGCTTGAGCCAGTAGAAGAAGCTGTGGAGGAGCTTCAACCAGTAGAAGAAGCTGTGGAGGAGCCTGAACCAGTAGAAGAAGCTGTGGAGGAGCTTGAACCAGTAGAAGAAGCTGTGGAGGAGCCTGAACCAGTAGAAGAAGCTGTGGAGGAGCCTGAACAAGTAGAAGAAGCTGTGGAGGAGCTTGTACCAGTAGAAGAAGCAGTGGAAGAACCTGAAGAAGTAGAGGAACCTGAAATAGCAGAACAAGTGGAAGAAGTAGAAACATCTGAAGAGACAGTCCCTGTAGAAGAAACTGTAACAGAAGAGGAAACAGATGAGCCAGTTCAGGAAGATGAGGAAGTACAAGACTCCACAGTGGAGGAAACAGAGCTGGAGGAAGAGAATATGGAAGAAGAGG AGGATGAAGCTGCTGAAGAAGAGCAGACTGAGGAAG AGGAAATTAACCACACAGCAGAACAATTTGAAGAAGAGCCCACAG aaacataa
- the asph gene encoding aspartyl/asparaginyl beta-hydroxylase isoform X1, with protein sequence MGEPNAEVKVVNEETEAKPQLAHKNGKKAEVGGGTSFFTWFMVLALLGVWTSVAVVYFDLVDYQGVIAKAKDFRYNLSEVLQGKLVSYDADGDGDFDVEDAKVLLGLKDKPTIENSESVKAASAEPVEEAPEPIVEEEIQAIKVEEAARPPPEPETVEEEPAAEEEPLAVDEEPIAADEEVAEEEPEIEDEQEVPEQEVPEEEPEVVEEEPEVTETVPVEEEAFEEVVEELATEEEVIPVEEPVEQAPVEEAVEEEAAPVEKDSPVEETIEVEEDAPEEEAVEQVVEEVAPVEEAIEEVLEEGGAPVEEAIEVVEENAPVGETVEEAAPVEEAVEELVPVEEAAEELEPVEEAVEELQPVEEAVEEPEPVEEAVEELEPVEEAVEEPEPVEEAVEEPEQVEEAVEELVPVEEAVEEPEEVEEPEIAEQVEEVETSEETVPVEETVTEEETDEPVQEDEEVQDSTVEETELEEENMEEEEDEAAEEEQTEEEEINHTAEQFEEEPTET encoded by the exons ATGGGGGAGCCGAATGCAGAGGTCAAGGTGGTGAACGAAGAAACCG AGGCCAAGCCACAGCTGGCGCATAAGAATGGGAAGAAGGCAGAGGTTGGAGGAGGAACCTCGTTCTTCACCTGGTTCATGGTTTTGGCTCTCCTGGGTGTCTGGACCTCTGTAGCTGTGGTGTATTTTGACCTTGTTGACTATCAAGGTGTAATTG CCAAAGCAAAGGACTTTCGCTATAATCTTTCAGAGGTATTACAAG GTAAACTTGTGTCCTATGATGCCGATGGTGATGGTGACTTTGATGTGGAAGACGCTAAAGTACTACTAG GACTGAAAGATAAGCCCACCATTGAGAACAGTGAATCGGTTAAGGCAGCCTCCGCTGAACCTGTGGAAGAAG CTCCAGAACCTATTGTGGAGGAAGAGATCCAAGCCATTAAAGTTGAGGAAGCGGCTCGGCCACCACCAG AACCAGAGACTGTGGAGGAGGAGCCAGCTGCTGAGGAAGAACCTCTGGCAGTAGACGAAGAGCCCATTGCTGCAGACGAGGAAGTAGCAGAGGAGGAACCAGAGATTGAAGACGAGCAAGAAGTTCCTGAGCAAGAAGTTCCTGAGGAAGAACCTGAGGTTGTGGAAGAAGAGCCAGAGGTTACAGAGACTGTTCCAGTTGAGGAAGAGGCTTTTGAGGAGGTAGTGGAAGAGCTTGCAACAGAGGAAGAGGTCATACCAGTTGAAGAACCGGTTGAGCAAGCTCCAGTGGAAGAAGCAGTTGAGGAAGAGGCTGCACCGGTGGAAAAAGATTCACCAGTTGAAGAGACAATAGAAGTAGAAGAAGATGCACCAGAGGAGGAGGCAGTAGAACAAGTAGTTGAAGAGGTTGCACCGGTGGAAGAAGCAATTGAGGAAGTATTGGAGGAAGGGGGTGCACCAGTGGAGGAGGCAATAGAAGTAGTAGAAGAGAATGCACCAGTGGGAGAAACGGTAGAGGAAGCTGCACCAGTAGAAGAAGCTGTTGAGGAGCTTGTACCGGTAGAAGAAGCTGCAGAAGAGCTTGAGCCAGTAGAAGAAGCTGTGGAGGAGCTTCAACCAGTAGAAGAAGCTGTGGAGGAGCCTGAACCAGTAGAAGAAGCTGTGGAGGAGCTTGAACCAGTAGAAGAAGCTGTGGAGGAGCCTGAACCAGTAGAAGAAGCTGTGGAGGAGCCTGAACAAGTAGAAGAAGCTGTGGAGGAGCTTGTACCAGTAGAAGAAGCAGTGGAAGAACCTGAAGAAGTAGAGGAACCTGAAATAGCAGAACAAGTGGAAGAAGTAGAAACATCTGAAGAGACAGTCCCTGTAGAAGAAACTGTAACAGAAGAGGAAACAGATGAGCCAGTTCAGGAAGATGAGGAAGTACAAGACTCCACAGTGGAGGAAACAGAGCTGGAGGAAGAGAATATGGAAGAAGAGG AGGATGAAGCTGCTGAAGAAGAGCAGACTGAGGAAG AGGAAATTAACCACACAGCAGAACAATTTGAAGAAGAGCCCACAG aaacataa
- the ttpa gene encoding alpha-tocopherol transfer protein: MKSEEVDNIEELNNLPVDSVRIAPYLSELKQKAEAERSIRHLDLSKTFLIRFLQARDFDVALAFKLLINYHKWRQECPEITADLRPSSIIGLLRNNYHGVLRSRDDAGSRVLIYRIGQWNPKEFTAYEVFRVSLITSELIVQEWETQRNGLKVIFDLQDWCFAHAMQINPSLAKKISAVLTDSFPLKVRGIHLINEPIFFRPVFAMIRPFLPDKIKQRIHMHGCSYVRSLSSYFPKAILPPIYGGTGPSIDEVCQEWTEFIMQSEDYLYRLSIHLGAGDASQLSAYD; the protein is encoded by the exons ATGAAGTCTGAAGAAGTTGACAACATCGaagaattaaataatttacctGTCGATTCTGTTCGGATTGCGCCATATTTGTCAGAACTGAAACAAAAAGCAGAAGCAGAAAGAAGTATTCGACACTTGGATTTGTCGAAAACATTTTTGATACGGTTTTTACAGGCGAGAGACTTTGATGTGGCACTGGCGTTCAAG CTGTTGATTAACtatcataaatggagacaagaATGTCCAGAAATAACAGCTGATCTGCGGCCATCATCCATTATAGGACTTCTCCGAAACAATTACCATGGAGTTTTGAGATCACGAGATGATGCTGGAAGTCGAGTTTTAATCTATCGGATTG GTCAGTGGAACCCCAAAGAATTCACAGCTTATGAGGTTTTTCGTGTGAGCCTCATTACGTCCGAGTTGATTGTTCAAGAGTGGGAGACTCAAAGAAATGGACTCAAAGTGATTTTTGATCTCCAAGACTGGTGCTTTGCTCATGCCATGCAGATAAATCCTTCCTTAGCAAAAAAGATATCTGCTGTACTCACG GATTCCTTTCCTTTGAAAGTACGCGGGATCCACTTGATAAACGAGCCCATTTTTTTCCGTCCCGTTTTTGCCATGATCCGCCCATTTCTTCCAGACAAAATCAAACAACGG ATTCACATGCATGGCTGTTCATATGTCCGAAGTCTCAGTAGTTACTTTCCGAAGGCTATCCTCCCTCCTATTTATGGAGGAACTGGACCCAGCATAGATGAAGTGTGCCAAGAGTGGACTGAGTTCATCATGCAGTCTGAAGACTATCTCTATAGGCTCTCTATACACTTAGGTGCAGGAGATGCTTCTCAGTTGTCCGCCTATGACTGA